One genomic segment of Gossypium arboreum isolate Shixiya-1 chromosome 3, ASM2569848v2, whole genome shotgun sequence includes these proteins:
- the LOC108474696 gene encoding pentatricopeptide repeat-containing protein At2g17033 has protein sequence MVVGILTLTIPSSWNHHRRHCLRPTQPLIKCESGGVPLTKQAHRFFSSLTSTAAVDDPATANRLIKKFVASSPKSIALNALSHLLSPRNSHPHLSAIAFPLYTKISEASWYNWNPKLVADLVPLLDIQGKHDESQALNSQVVSKLKFKERDLVQFYCNLIESCSKHESKQGFNDAYGFLSELVNNSSSMYVKKQGFKSMVSSLCEMGQPNEAENVVEDMIKNGVKPSLFELRFVLYGYGKMGFFEDMERMVKKMEIEGFGVDTISSNMILSSYGAYNALPKMVPWLQKMKALEIPFSIRTYNCVLNSCPMIMSFVRGSGGFPVSVSELVNVLDEAEALLVKELVESSSVLDEAMEWDDLELKLDLHGMHSGSAYLIMLQWIEEMKSRFRVEECVVPAQITVVCGTGKHSSVRGESPVKTLIKAMMVQMKSPMRIDRKNIGRFIAKGQVVRNWLIQSLD, from the exons ATGGTCGTAGGAATCTTAACGTTAACTATTCCCTCGTCATGGAACCACCACCGCCGCCACTGCCTCCGCCCAACTCAACCCCTAATCAAATGTGAAAGCGGAGGAGTGCCACTAACAAAGCAAGCTCACCGCTTCTTCTCTTCTTTAACATCCACGGCTGCCGTCGACGACCCCGCCACCGCTAACCGGTTGATAAAGAAATTCGTAGCGTCATCTCCAAAGTCAATAGCTTTGAACGCCCTCTCTCATCTTCTCTCTCCCCGTAATTCTCACCCTCACCTCTCCGCCATTGCCTTCCCT TTGTATACTAAAATAAGTGAAGCATCATGGTACAATTGGAACCCAAAGCTAGTTGCAGATTTAGTTCCATTGCTTGATATACAAGGTAAGCACGATGAATCCCAAGCTTTAAATTCTCAAGTTGTTTCAAAACTCAAGTTTAAAGAGCGAGATCTTGTTCAATTCTATTGCAATTTGATCGAGTCTTGTTCCAAACATGAATCAAAACAAGGGTTTAATGATGCTTATGGTTTCTTGTCTGAGCTTGTTAACAATTCTTCATCAATGTATGTGAAAAAACAAGGTTTTAAATCAATGGTTAGTAGCTTATGTGAAATGGGTCAACCTAATGAAGCTGAGAATGTAGTTGAAGATATGATAAAAAATGGGGTTAAGCCTTCATTGTTTGAACTTAGGTTTGTTTTGTATGGATATGGAAAAATGGGGTTTTTTGAAGATATGGAAAGAATGGTTAAAAAAATGGAGATTGAAGGATTTGGGGTGGATACAATTAGCTCAAATATGATTCTTTCATCATATGGGGCTTATAATGCACTACCAAAGATGGTTCCTTGGTTGCAAAAAATGAAGGCATTGGAGATTCCTTTCTCAATAAGGACTTACAATTGTGTGTTGAACTCATGTCCTATGATCATGTCATTTGTTCGAGGCTCGGGTGGTTTCCCTGTTTCAGTTTCAGAATTGGTTAATGTTTTGGATGAAGCTGAAGCATTGTTGGTAAAGGAATTGGTTGAATCATCTTCAGTGTTGGATGAGGCAATGGAGTGGGATGATTTAGAGTTGAAATTGGACTTGCACGGTATGCATTCAGGTTCGGCTTACTTGATAATGTTACAATGGATTGAGGAGATGAAATCGCGGTTCAGAGTCGAAGAATGTGTGGTTCCAGCACAAATTACGGTTGTTTGTGGAACTGGGAAACATAGTAGTGTTAGAGGAGAATCACCCGTGAAAACATTGATTAAAGCAATGATGGTTCAAATGAAGAGTCCAATGAGAATTGATAGGAAGAACATTGGTCGTTTTATAGCCAAAGGACAAGTTGTTAGGAATTGGTTAATCCAAAGCTTGGATTAA
- the LOC108476401 gene encoding uncharacterized protein LOC108476401: MSNKRARISLDKAVVDVWQREVGEISARNFVKRLAASEDLVLRLDIYKKLDKHQGCVNTVSFNADGNVLVSGSDDTQVILWDWETGHTKLSFLSGHLNDVLQAKFMPYTDDRSLVTCAADGEVRHAQILERGVETRVLAQHQGQAYKLAIEPGSPHIFYTCGEDGLVQHIDLRTATATELFICCPIDDSRVYTRVINLNAITINPRNPNLFAVGGSDEYTRLYDLRKYKSDGSTDFGLPFDRFCPRHLIGEYQVGITGLAFSDQSELLVSYNNEFIYLFMRDMGLEQNPVPSSSSACSEASEIELAAMDADPQVYKGHRNCQTVKGVNFFGPKSEYVVSGSDCGRIFIWKKKGGELVRVMEADKHVVNCIESHPHTTVLASCGIERDIKIWTPKAIEKAVLPTNIGQVRKRASRRLFSLDWSNGEEDDDDDDDDDDDDLFKAIDDDGDDDNVDNDAPVAELSILPRNRNVNSTLTWSDDLSAITSLQKVRKRASCCLFSLDWSNGEEEDDDDDDDDHLCKAIDDDGDDDNEDNDAPVAELSILPRNRKLNLNLTWSNDDNDGDDDNDGDDSNDDAQSNLSSYNDAND; encoded by the exons ATGAGCAATAAAAGAGCAAGGATCAGCTTAGACAAGGCGGTGGTTGATGTTTGGCAACGTGAAGTAGGGGAAATCTCGGCTAGGAATTTCGTCAAACGCCTTGCTGCTTCTGAG GATCTTGTGCTCCGGCTTGACATTTACAAGAAACTTGACAAGCACCAAGGTTGTGTCAACACTGTGAGCTTTAATGCTGATGGCAATGTTTTAGTCTCAGGCTCCGATGACACGCAGGTTATTTTATGGGATTGGGAAACCGGGCATACCAAGCTTTCTTTCCTGTCAGGTCATCTCAACGATGTTTTGCAAGCAAAATTCATGCCTTACACGGATGATCGCAGCTTGGTTACCTGTGCTGCAGATGGGGAG GTTCGACATGCTCAAATTTTGGAACGTGGAGTCGAAACTAGGGTGCTGGCTCAACATCAGGGACAAGCTTATAAATTGGCCATCGAACCAGGAAGCCCTCATATATTTTATACTTGCGGCGAAGACGGATTAGTGCAGCAT ATCGATCTCCGAACTGCAACAGCTACCGAACTTTTCATATGCTGTCCAATTGATGATAGCAGGGTTTACACGCGAGTTATCAACCTCAATGCTATCACGATTAATCCAAGGAACCCAAATCTCTTTGCAGTTGGAGGATCCGATGAGTATACTCGCCTTTATGATCTACGTAAATATAAGTCGGATGGCTCAACTGATTTTGGTCTACCTTTTGATCGTTTTTGTCCTCGGCATTTGATCGGTGAGTATCAAGTTGGAATAACAGGCTTGGCCTTTTCAGATCAGAGCGAGCTTCTAGTTTCCTACAATAACGAGTTCATCTATCTCTTTATGCGAGATATGGGATTGGAGCAAAATCCAGTCCCATCATCTTCGTCTGCATGTAGTGAAGCAAGTGAAATAGAACTTGCTGCTATGGATGCTGATCCGCAAGTTTATAAGGGACATagaaactgtcagacagtgaaagGTGTGAACTTCTTTGGACCAAAATCCGAGTATGTGGTTAGTGGATCAGACTGTGGCCGAATATTTATTTGGAAGAAGAAAGGCGGAGAGCTAGTTCGTGTTATGGAAGCAGATAAGCATGTGGTCAACTGTATCGAATCTCATCCTCATACCACAGTTCTTGCTAGCTGTGGAATCGAGCGTGATATCAAAATATGGACTCCGAAGGCCATCGAAAAAGCTGTTCTTCCGACAAACATCGGACAG GTTCGAAAACGAGCTTCCCGTCGTTTGTTCTCCTTAGATTGGTCAAacggtgaagaagatgatgatgatgatgatgacgacGATGACGATGATCTTTTTAAAGCTATTGATGATGATGGTGATGACGACAATGTGGACAATGATGCGCCAGTTGCAGAGTTGTCAATTCTGCCCCGAAATCGAAACGTCAACTCGACCCTGACCTGGTCTGATGATCTCTCAGCTATTACTTCTTTGCAAAAGGTTCGAAAACGAGCTTCCTGTTGTTTGTTCTCCTTAGATTGGTCGAAcggtgaagaagaagatgatgatgacgACGACGATGATCATCTTTGTAAAGCTATTGATGATGATGGTGATGACGACAATGAGGACAATGATGCGCCAGTGGCAGAGTTGTCAATTCTGCCCCGAAATCGAAAACTCAACTTGAACCTGACCTGGTCCAATGATGATAATGACGGTGATGATGACAATGATGGCGATGATAGCAATGACGATGCACAAAGTAATCTTTCCAGTTATAATGATGCTAATGATTAA
- the LOC108476402 gene encoding uncharacterized protein LOC108476402: protein MEKKVKALSHLYVTVFLSGFASFIVVPAITDVTMFALCPGTDECSLAIYLSGFQQAVIGVGTALMMPLIGNLSDQYGRKSLLTLPMTLSIIPYAVLACSTTTNYFYAYYTLRTLTAMISEGSINCLALAYLADNISDTQRASAFGILAGISSGAFVFATLAARFLSAGSTFQVATFVSMLAVVYMRIFLEESIPDRNDGMTQPILKETEGVIQKDGDVDTRKMPVFKTIPSLKDIIRLIKSSPSFSQAAIVAFFQSLAEGGMICSIMYYLKARFHFNKNQFADLMLIAGIISTVSQLFIMPLLVSPIGDGRLLSIGLLVSCLNSILNSLAWSAWVPYAATALSIVMVFTTPSLRSIVSKQVGTTEQGKAQGCISGVTSLANIIAPLIFSPLTALFLSEEAPFHFPGFSILCIAITSMIAFIQSLTIGKTPSNSRDENCSNSLEV from the exons atggAGAAGAAGGTGAAAGCTTTAAGTCATCTATACGTGACGGTGTTCTTGTCGGGTTTTGCGAGCTTTATAGTGGTTCCGGCCATAACCGACGTCACCATGTTCGCACTTTGCCCCGGCACCGATGAATGCTCCCTCGCCATTTACCTCTCTGGTTTCCAGCAAGCT GTGATAGGAGTTGGGACCGCTCTAATGATGCCACTTATTGGAAATTTGTCGGATCAATACGGAAGAAAATCACTTCTTACATTACCTATGACTTTGTCAATTATCCCTTATG CTGTATTGGCATGCAGTACAACAAccaattatttttatgcctattACACCCTCAGGACACTCACTGCCATGATCTCCGAAGGCAGCATTAACTGCCTTGCTCTTGCTTATCTG GCAGATAACATATCCGATACCCAAAGAGCATCTGCATTCGGTATTCTTGCAGGTATAAGCTCAGGTGCATTTGTATTTGCAACACTCGCAGCTCGTTTCCTCTCCGCCGGTTCTACATTTCAG GTTGCTACATTTGTATCAATGCTTGCAGTAGTTTACATGAGAATATTCCTCGAGGAAAGTATACCAGATCGAAACGACGGTATGACACAACCGATCTTGAAAGAAACCGAAGGTGTGATTCAAAAAGATGGCGATGTTGATACAAGAAAGATGCCTGTATTCAAGACCATTCCATCCTTGAAAGACATTATTCGCTTGATAAAGAGCAG TCCATCATTTTCTCAAGCAGCAATTGTTGCTTTCTTCCAGAGTCTTGCAGAAGGTGGAATGATATGTTCGATAATG TACTATTTAAAGGCTCGTTTCCACTTTAACAAGAATCAGTTTGCTGATTTGATGTTAATTGCCGGAATTATATCGACCGTTTCACAG TTGTTTATCATGCCCTTATTGGTATCTCCTATAGGAGATGGAAGATTGCTTTCAATAGGACTCTTAGTTAGCTGTCTAAAT TCCATTCTTAACAGCTTGGCCTGGTCAGCTTGG GTTCCTTATGCCGCTACTGCATTATCTATTGTAATGGTCTTTACAACACCATCT TTACGTAGCATCGTTTCGAAACAAGTCGGCACCACGGAACAG GGGAAAGCTCAAGGATGCATATCAGGTGTGACTTCCTTGGCCAACATCATTGCTCCATTAATATTTAGTCCTCTTACAG CATTGTTCCTATCTGAAGAGGCACCATTTCATTTCCCTGGGTTTAGTATCTTGTGCATTGCCATCACATCG ATGATTGCCTTCATTCAGAGTTTGACAATAGGGAAGACTCCTTCGAATTCAAGGGATGAAAACTGCAGCAATAGTTTGGAGGTTTAG